The following are encoded together in the Cyanobacterium aponinum PCC 10605 genome:
- the trmD gene encoding tRNA (guanosine(37)-N1)-methyltransferase TrmD: MQIDVITLFPDFFSSPLSCGLLGKALNKGIASVNLVNPRDFTTDKHHQVDDEPYGGGVGMVLKPEPIFAAVESLPILESREVILLSPQGQTMDQPLLRELANFEQLVLICGHYEGIDERVQNIVTREVSLGDFVLTCGEIPALALINGVIRLLPGTVGKVESLYADSFEDGLLDYPHYTRPAVFRGWEVPPVLRSGNHKKIAQWRKEKQLEVTKKKRPDLMEKYYLELKNKNEKS; this comes from the coding sequence GTGCAAATAGACGTTATTACTTTATTTCCAGACTTTTTTTCTTCTCCTTTGAGTTGTGGCTTATTGGGTAAGGCTTTAAATAAAGGTATTGCTTCCGTAAATTTAGTTAATCCTAGAGATTTCACCACCGATAAACACCATCAAGTTGATGACGAACCTTATGGAGGGGGTGTTGGTATGGTATTAAAACCAGAACCTATTTTTGCGGCGGTTGAATCTTTACCTATTTTAGAATCAAGAGAGGTGATTTTGCTTTCTCCTCAAGGGCAAACAATGGATCAACCTCTTTTACGAGAATTAGCAAATTTCGAGCAGTTAGTCTTAATTTGTGGACACTACGAAGGTATTGATGAGAGAGTACAAAATATTGTTACCAGAGAAGTATCTTTAGGGGATTTTGTCTTAACCTGTGGAGAAATACCTGCTTTAGCCTTAATAAATGGGGTTATTCGACTACTACCGGGTACTGTGGGCAAGGTAGAGTCTCTTTATGCAGATAGTTTTGAGGATGGTTTATTGGATTACCCTCATTATACTCGTCCCGCAGTTTTTAGGGGGTGGGAAGTTCCGCCAGTACTACGTTCAGGAAATCATAAAAAAATAGCCCAATGGCGCAAGGAAAAGCAGTTAGAAGTGACAAAAAAGAAACGCCCGGACTTGATGGAAAAGTATTATTTAGAATTGAAAAACAAGAATGAAAAGTCATAG
- a CDS encoding cyanophycinase, which translates to MKQYQRSSILVIGGAEDKVHGKEILQSFWHCAGGTSAIIGIIPSASREPTIIGERYFNIFRDMGAKDIRVLDVRDRIHGEDKGYQEYVEECTGIFMTGGDQLRLCGLLADTPLMERIRQRVKLGEVTLAGTSAGAAVMGHHMIAGGSSGESPNRALVDMAMGLGIIPEVIVDQHFHNRNRMARLLSAISSHPERLGIGIDEDTCAVFHHHNEFIEVLGRGTVTIVDAQAMSYTNQGDVSAEAPLALHNLRLHILGHGDRYNIKNHQPIAAVVE; encoded by the coding sequence ATGAAGCAATATCAAAGAAGCTCAATCCTAGTTATAGGAGGTGCAGAAGATAAGGTACACGGAAAAGAAATTTTACAGAGTTTTTGGCATTGTGCAGGGGGAACATCTGCTATCATCGGTATTATTCCTTCGGCTTCAAGAGAGCCTACTATCATCGGGGAGCGCTACTTTAATATTTTCCGGGATATGGGTGCTAAAGATATCAGAGTGCTTGATGTGCGCGATCGCATCCATGGAGAAGATAAGGGTTATCAAGAATATGTAGAAGAGTGTACAGGTATATTTATGACTGGGGGGGATCAACTGCGATTGTGTGGATTATTAGCAGATACCCCTTTAATGGAAAGAATCCGTCAAAGAGTAAAATTAGGAGAAGTCACCCTTGCAGGAACAAGCGCAGGAGCGGCAGTAATGGGTCATCATATGATAGCAGGGGGAAGTAGTGGAGAATCCCCAAATCGAGCGTTGGTAGATATGGCCATGGGATTGGGAATCATTCCCGAAGTAATTGTGGATCAACATTTCCACAACCGTAACCGTATGGCAAGATTATTGAGTGCTATTTCTAGTCATCCTGAAAGATTGGGTATCGGTATTGATGAAGACACTTGTGCTGTTTTCCATCACCATAATGAATTTATAGAAGTTTTGGGTAGAGGAACCGTTACAATTGTTGATGCCCAAGCCATGAGTTACACCAATCAGGGAGATGTTTCGGCAGAAGCCCCTTTAGCTCTTCATAATCTGAGATTACATATTTTGGGACATGGTGATCGATATAATATCAAGAATCATCAACCCATTGCCGCAGTTGTTGAATAA